A window of Diospyros lotus cultivar Yz01 chromosome 14, ASM1463336v1, whole genome shotgun sequence contains these coding sequences:
- the LOC127790893 gene encoding UPF0481 protein At3g47200-like, translating to MDSNTVASIGSPERMKQRVSWIVEIESNKERYVHEEKQRATIQKAPWTFRDIDSNKKCFDPMVIAIGPLHHGKPKLERMETFKIQFALQYADQSNKSMEELYDAVETQAVDARNCYAKGSTDAFDDKEFAKMMFLDSCFVLQFIYNYVKRTKDDVKMKRKDKEFIIRDITLLENQLPYEFLKPLMKLRFEGGEGEQMIDDFITQIMQDPHEENARCWKNCWNSKPDPKPKGDEKEKEEPVHLLELVRTKFVDVDEITRGSCDSSSNWCPYRSVTELKSVGINFKCSHSRRFSDISFKSGCLSGCLRLPPITIDDVTKSLLLNLVAWEACLGTLDDFRVSSYVYLMDTLIDHAEDVKELRYKGVILNMLGSDEQAAELFNEISTNLVSNPEAFGKVKKSIYGYYNSRLRLWLAEWVHAHFRSPWALIAFIAAILALGLTLAQTVFSAIQL from the coding sequence ATGGATTCAAATACTGTTGCTTCCATTGGGTCACCAGAGCGTATGAAACAGAGGGTTTCGTGGATTGTTGAGATCGAATCGAACAAGGAACGCTATGTTCACGAAGAGAAGCAGCGAGCGACGATCCAGAAGGCTCCGTGGACCTTTCGCGACATCGATTCCAACAAGAAGTGCTTCGATCCCATGGTGATTGCGATCGGACCTCTCCACCACGGCAAGCCGAAGCTAGAACGAATGGAAACTTTCAAGATTCAGTTTGCTTTACAGTACGCGGATCAAAGTAACAAATCAATGGAGGAATTGTATGATGCGGTAGAGACGCAAGCGGTCGATGCCAGGAACTGCTATGCCAAGGGCTCAACAGATGCGTTTGATGACAAGGAGTTTGCAAAGATGATGTTCCTCGACAGTTGCTTCGTTCTTCAGTTCATTTACAATTATGTGAAACGCACAAAGGATGATGTAAAGATGAAGAGAAAGGATAAGGAGTTTATTATACGCGATATTACTCTGTTAGAAAATCAACTCCCTTATGAGTTCCTGAAGCCATTGATGAAGTTGAGGTTCgaaggaggagaaggagagcAGATGATTGACGACTTCATCACGCAAATCATGCAAGATCCTCATGAGGAAAATGCAAGATGTTGGAAGAATTGCTGGAACAGCAAACCTGATCCCAAGCCGAAAGGGGacgagaaagaaaaggaggagcCTGTTCATCTTCTTGAGCTTGTTCGTACTAAATTCGTCGATGTTGATGAAATAACAAGGGGTAGTTGCGACTCGTCTTCAAATTGGTGTCCTTATCGCTCGGTTACAGAATTGAAGTCAGTGGGAATCAATTTCAAGTGTAGTCACTCACGGAGGTTTTCTGATATATCGTTTAAGTCTGGATGCTTGTCTGGATGTCTAAGACTCCCTCCCATAACCATTGACGACGTCACCAAGTCTTTGCTTTTGAACTTGGTGGCTTGGGAAGCTTGCCTCGGCACTCTTGACGATTTTAGGGTTTCTTCGTATGTTTATCTCATGGACACATTAATCGATCATGCTGAAGATGTGAAGGAATTACGATACAAAGGCGTAATACTCAATATGTTGGGCAGTGACGAGCAGGCTGCCGAACTTTTCAACGAGATAAGTACAAATTTGGTGTCCAATCCTGAGGCTTTTGGGAAGGTTAAGAAGTCTATTTACGGCTACTACAACAGTCGCCTTAGGTTGTGGTTGGCTGAATGGGTGCACGCGCATTTCAGAAGCCCATGGGCCTTAATTGCTTTCATTGCTGCAATTCTTGCACTCGGCTTGACTCTCGCACAAACGGTGTTTTCTGCCATTcaattatag